TTTTACAAAATGATTGTGCATCATGTTAAGCCAGGCGGTCTTTAAAACTGAAATTCTAAACAGCAATCATCTGAACACATTCTGTAAACTTTAGGTGGAATACTGCCCAGACACAAGGTCTAAAAACAAAAGCcatcaaaaataaatcagtaGATTAAAATCTGGCAGCATTCCCCAAATTCCCTGAAAGCCTAAAGTGGGATTTATATTACCATGCTGATGTCAATTTCTGTATCAAAAAGAGAGATTTGTGTGGGAATTCTGCCAATGCAGACACTATAGAAACAAATTGCAAACTGCGTGCTGACAGTGATGCAACAGTTTACCACAGAGTTCAGGAAGCACAGACAGAGGCCACAGTGGACAGTTTGGACTGTGTTGAACACTTGACTTCACTTCAGTTGACGAACTTCTTCCAATAATCGGACTTCTGTCTTCTCCACAGCTGGAGCTCAGATAAGGAACCAACCACAGTTCAAACAGAGTAGCCTATCCTGCTGGCTGTTCCATGCATCTTCAACACCCCCTCCTAGTGAATAGTTATATATGTATAGGGATTGTTGCACCTTTATCTTTTACATTGACTTCACTTAAGCTCTACAGGTGCAACCCATTCAATATTATGAATTCATAAAATAACAGTGTTGAAATGctcgtgtttgtgtgtttttaaaaggtcaGCATGGGGACACATCGAGCCGCAGTGTGGGCACAAACACAGCAACCTGAACTCTGAAGCTGCGCACAGATTAAAGCCATCTCTCGGTCAAGCAAGAGACTCACAGTAGAAAGTAATTGGTGCCTCACAGCAGGATGCCAGACACAAACATTAATAAACAACAACTCTTACTTCTAAACTTGTTAGTCGGCGACATTTTAAAGAAGAACAGCAACATTTCTGTGTGGACGCACAGCGAGGGTACGTGAGAGCGAATAAAACAACGCTGGTGATGTTTAATCACCTCTGCCACATTAAGATGTGATTTAAAGCAACGAAAGAACGGAAGATCAAAAAGTGATATTTTAAATCCAGAACATCTGCTTTGCACGCCTGCATCGCCTTCTCATTTGTCAGGAAGGAAAACGAAGCTGCTTTAGTTGGATGTGTTAAACGGCCCCCTGCCCCCCTTGGGGGCGGGGGCACAGGGGCAGACCACCAACGCTTTTTTGGCCACCATGCTGCGTTGACGCggacaaacaaaagcacaaagctGCAGCGGGGACCCTTTGTAGCTCGACTTTAATGTGCCCCGCCTCTTTCTCCTGGAAGCAGCGCAGCTACTGTAAAGACCTGCAGAGCACAAGCGTGCAGGAGAAATGATCGCTCCTCTGTCCCGACGGTAACCAAACTGCTAgggtttgcatttttttattatttgagcacaaaacaaacaattttgAAATGCCTGCTGAGTATTTTACAAATGATCCCTTAGCCATCTCtgtgcaaaaaaacaactttaaactCGTCTAACTTACATCAACTTTTAACCTTGTTTTTATGTGCACCATCAACTCCAGTAAAATGAGACGAAAACCTGCAAAAATACCTTAAATGATATATACAATGCAAAAATTCCTTTCAAGCAATCTTCAGGATTTAAGCCTTTAATGGTGCTCTTTCAACAAAGTCATCTCATTGCATCTTTGCAGTAATTTAACAGTCAGTATTTATTGAGACTATTTCTGCTAGATTTGGAAGAAAGTTTAGTTAATGTCACGTTCTTCTAGTTCAACATGAAGCATTGACTGAGTTTCTCAGAGTTAGCTTTCAGGATAGCTCATGATGAAGCTTCACCAGTCCCACAGTTTTGCTTTGTGGACAATAAAAAGCCTACGTAAGACCTGTCTTGAtgtatgctcaatcatccaggtaagtaaattcaaaaaaaaattttttgaacagaatcaacttttagaATTTACATAAGAGCACATGATGTAAGTCCGATTTGTCATGTGTTGGGTACAGACAGATTCTTGAGGGACGATTGTTATGATGAGCTGATCGATGTTCTGTTAGCTGCCCTGCAGGTGTAAATGCTGCTGCTCAAATATTGCTGATAAGTTTTAAATTAATCTCTCAGATTCACAGACTAGATATTAAACGTAAAGATGAATGattcctgtacttttcattcaggTTGACTGGTTGGTCTGTGGTCGTGGTTGAACCACGAGCTCGGGGAAACCCGTTTGCTCATCCATCTCTCTGGTGAACTCCAGGTCTACCGCTTCACCAATGACCACTTCAGCTGTGGTGAACACCTCCAGGTCTCCCAGCACATGACCTCCCACTGTCTTGCCCTCAAAGTCTGAGAGGCTGATGTGGATGTGGGCATCTGGGTTGAGAGTGCCCACCAGGGAGACGATCTCAAAGTGCCCACTGAGGTGTACCACCtgaattaaaagtttaaaagctGACATCATGACAAGCCCACGTGTCTCGGAGCTCTATAAATACAACCCAACATGCTGCTTCGACTACCtcgtttgtttttgttgccgTGGCATTCGCCAGCCGCAGCGTCGCCTTGGTGAGGCTGCCGACACACGTGACTATGAACGGCGCTCGGAGACGCTTCTCCTCCACGAAAGCCTGCAGAGTTCCCAGCAGCTCCTGACCCGGGCGAACCCTGATCGCATGGACCTGGAGGGCCGATCCTGCTCCTGCTGAACTCTGGGAGATAAAGACAGAATTATTCCTGTGGTTTTCGTctttcttcatttaaaaaaggGGGAATTAATTTATTAGGTCTTGAATCAtgtcctgttttatttatgttctACAACTCAAACTcagactttaaataaataaataagaaattgttcaaaaaacagcaacaacagaaaTGTGCGTTATTCCAGAGTGGACAAAAATATCTCTTTttttggtctgtgtgtgtgagtgtgtgtgtgtgtgtgtgtgtggtccatTCAGATCTTTAACAGGATCAGTGGCTTATCCAAACACcaggctgacctctgacctctgcggGGGTGAAAGAGGGCGTCACGTGCAGCCAACATTAATGGAGCAGCTTTACAAAGAGCCTTTTTTAAGAAAACAGCCAGAGGAGGTGGAGCACACATCACATTACTTTACGTTTATTTACCCGACATGTTGACGAGCCAGACAGCGAACAAGCAGCCGTCTCGAGCTTTAACGAAAGGTCggatttgattttgttttaagaGCAGGAGAAACTCCAGCTTGAGGACAAGCTGCTGTAAAATGTTGAAGCCACTCGGTCAGCTGAAATGTCAGTATTTAGGTGTGGAGTGACAGCAGCTTTACATTTTAGCTTTACAGTATTTACTTTTTGCCTTTTCAACAATTATCATGCTACTCTTATTAACAGACTACAAAACTGGGTCGACATCACTGGCACTGCTCTCAAATGGTTTTCTTCTTCAAATAAACAGATATTTCAGAATATATATTAATTGATGTATATTATCATCTGCACCTCTCGTATGTGGAGTGCCCCAGGGCTCAATCCATCGGCCAGTTCTGTTTCTTTATACATGTTACCCCTGAGCCAACCAATTAATGGTTTTATTGGAATCTCCTACCACtactatgcagatgacacacagttATATTTTTCTGTCAAGCCCAACAACCTCTCCTGCCTCAACGAGTCTTTGCCATTATTAATTGGATGTATTCTAATTTCTTCCATCTCAAATTCTTGGAAACCTGAGGTTCCAGTGCTCAGCCCAGACAGTTTCTCTAAGGAAGGTAGACAGTACAACAGCCCCCTCGCCAATAATATACAATCATCTGCTAAAACCTTGGTATCACTTTTGATCAGCACCTGAATTTTGAAAATCATATCTCAAAGGTTACCCAGTCTTGTTTCCTTCATCTGAGAAATATTGTGAAAGTCAAACTTCTAACTTCTACTAAGTCATCTTAAACTTTTAGTAAACACTTTAATTTTCTCCCATCTTGATTATTGCAATTCACTTTTCATGTGCAACTCTCGTGttttgaaaagtgctatataaataaaggtatcattattattgttgttattattatcttaGCACTTTATAGCTATCATTTCATATCTTTAcataaaaaatctaatattCAATTACCTCCTTTTAGTGTTTACACTATCTGACATATTACCTGACAAAATCAGCAATTTATCTTTTAGATTTACCAAAGTGATGGATTTTGGGGGGCATCTGGGCACATGTACATTCATGAAAACAGAACAACATCACTTAGAAACaaatatgtgattaaaaaaaaaccaaatcatCAGTAAAATGTCAGGTatatttatgttgttttttttttaatgcagctttTCCTAAAGCTAACCTTTGTTGTCTCAGTGTCTCTGTGGCGTCTCTTTCAGGGGAAGGAAAACGTTCTCATCAACTGTCATTAGATTGTAAATGTATACACGTGAATCACTTTTCCACTTATTTTCTgccttttaaatttttattaaactttttttcattAAGTTTTGGAGCATCATCGTCCACTTGATGCTCTAAAGCTGAGTCAAGCCCCACaaactcccatgttaaaatgtccaactttacagTAGCAATAAACACGTTTACAGCACGCTATAAAATTCTACTTTGGCCTCTGTGGACGGTTTCCTCCTTCACAAAATTTTTatgggagtttttcttttttaataactcATCAATCAGAATACTGCTTAAGGCTTTTGTAAGTTAAGGGCATGGCTAGAATGGGTTAGATTTGAACCTTACAAAAACCCTACCAGTTCAATGGTTACCTGGTGGTTGATAAAAGGTTAAAGTCCAGCAGGGAGTTGCTGTATCGCAGTTTACAGATATCGACTATTACACATCTGTTGGCTTTTAATCAGGCGTGTGCTGAAACTTATTAATTACATATTTTATCTTAAGTAAACAATGGCTGACTTATTAGTAATAACATTTTTCCACATATTTGTGCAGCACTTTATCTGGTTAtttgtgctttataaataaacttgactttCGCGGGcgtaaatacataaaaaaaaaaaagaaaaaaaaaaaagatgtgataTGTTACTAAATATATTGTTGATCCAGTGATCTGTTTACCCCAGAAAGAA
The genomic region above belongs to Pelmatolapia mariae isolate MD_Pm_ZW linkage group LG15, Pm_UMD_F_2, whole genome shotgun sequence and contains:
- the LOC134643479 gene encoding bifunctional protein GlmU-like, whose translation is MSSAGAGSALQVHAIRVRPGQELLGTLQAFVEEKRLRAPFIVTCVGSLTKATLRLANATATKTNEVVHLSGHFEIVSLVGTLNPDAHIHISLSDFEGKTVGGHVLGDLEVFTTAEVVIGEAVDLEFTREMDEQTGFPELVVQPRPQTNQST